The DNA segment AGTGTCGAGAGCGACCTTGGGGATCATCCCATCTAACCCGTCCAAGAGTAAGCCCAGCAAGGGTCAGTGGAAGCTGCCCATCTCCCATCCCCTCCAGCCTCAGTGTCCCCTGGAATTAAAGCACATTTCCTGACAACGGCCACTTTCCCTCCACTCTCACCCTTCCGGCTCTATTCCGGTCCTACTAGATCCAACAAGGCACAATCATTTGAAgttgggctgggcaggggactcTCTGGTGCACCTCAAGAAGCAGATGCAAGTCAGGGAGCAGCTTCCGATGTGGCACAAGGGTCAGGCTGGGCACACCTCGTCACCAGTGGGGCAAGAAGGCAGCCGGGGTGGTGGAGCAGAGGGCGGCAGAGGTCTCGAAGTGCAAGGGCTTCAAGATGACTGTGGCTGGGACTGGTTGAGGGCGCTACAGCTTTCCAGAGCATTGCAAACAAGCCGGGATAGTTCTGGGGCTGCTTGCTGAACAGCAAGGCAGAGGGCAGAAATGGTGAGGGAGATAGGCAGGTGTGGGGAGCAGGGGGCAGTTATAACCCTAATTAGGCTCGGGGCTCTGATGGGGCCAAGCCCAGAATGGCCTGGATTGGGGTAGATGCTCGCTTAACGATCTGCGATTCTCAGTTAACGACCGCAATGGGGAATGCTgagactgcagtcattaagtcggTATGGTCATATGGTATCTCATTTAGGGTTGCATTGATCTGCAATGGCAATCCAGGTCTCCACGgaggtcataacttgaggacggCCTGAAGAGGGAAAAAGGGGTTTCTAGCTGCAGAGCTCCTTCCGATGGCCACCAGAGCCAGTGGAATTCAGCCCCCTTGTTGCTGCGCTGACCCGAAGCTGACCTGGGTGATATGAATCTGCCATCAGCTTCTCTGGAATCCCTGCCTCTCAGCCTTTCCACCCCATGTGGCTCTGGAGGACCCCCATGTGGCTCTGGAGGACGGAAGGGAGGCAGAGGCGTGTGGTGGGCACCGCCCTCCCTCTTCCAAgctcggggtgggggagggaaatagaaagaaatatgGCCCCTTATCTCCTTCTTCGAAGCAAAAGTTtattcaaggaaggaaggaagcgaaaAGGCATTATAATAAATGGTGCCTGGGACCGAGTGCTGAAGAGGCAGCCTTCAGCCCACCCTCTTCCTTCTAATGGGTGCAGGCAGATGTCTGCTCTCAATGGCTCTCTAGCAACCTGCACTGCACCAGCCGGGTAGAGCAGAGTGGACTATTGCTGTTTCCTCTTCCATGGGAGATGGTTTTGGAAGACCCGATTCTCCTCACCCAGGGAGGGAGGCCTTCCTTTCCAGGTTTCAGAATAATTCTAGCTTGCTGACACGGAGTCATTTATCTTCAACACTTTAGACATTTTGTTCGCGGACCCCAACACAGGTAGCTTGAAGGATGGCTCCGGATGGCTCTTGTAAGCATCTCCTTGGTTTGTTCTTCCATTTCCACTTCTTGGCTGCAGATGTACTTAAAGTGCGCTTGAGAAATGCACGAAAGCCAGCTTCCGACCCAGCGAGCAAGAGACTTTCGGGACTTCTTTGGGGTGAAGGCATTGTGCGGTCTGACCAAAGGCCCGGCTTTGCTAGAGCGCACGCCCGTTTCTCTGCCCCCCAACTCAAGTTCTCCAGAGGGTCCGACAACCAAGCTCCCCACCGGCCGCCCTGCAACGCGGCGGGTTTACAGGGGGGCctcgcgggggggggggtggatccCTTTCGTTTGGATCCTCCAAGGACGCAGTCAAGGACGGGTCTGGGTAGCACTCGGGGAGGGGCCAGGATCGCCCACTAGGCTGGCATTACGTGCAATAAGAgacacgcacaaacacacacacgcgcCCAGAGGCTTCCGGGGACGGGAGCTCCGGCCGCAGCGGCCCTTCTGCCGAGGCCGATTCTCCCACGTTCAACGACTCCCTCGCCCAACGGGGCCGCCAAAGCGCTCCGAGACCGAGGGATCCTTCGCCGGGACTCAGTGCCAGGAGACTCCGAGGCCCGGCCTGCTGCGGGGGGATTCTGGGGCTCCGCGAGGGAACCGCCCTCGGAGCGCTTccaccggcggcggcggcggcggggagggggggggcgtcgGGGGCGCGCGCGCCAAAGAACACAACAGCCACAGGCGGGAAGGAGCGTTTATTGCCGGCCGGCCTcccggaggagggggaggagcgcCCGCGCGAGCACCGCCCCGCACCCGCGCGCCAGGGTCGCCGCCACGCTCGCTCACTCACCGGGTCGGCCGGTCCCGGCCGCGCTCCTCTCGCCTCACgacgctgcaacggcctcctcgcCCCTCGCGATGCGTCGCCCACCGGAGGATGTGACCGGCCCTTCCGCTTCCGGGCCGTCCGCCCGTCGCGAGCGACCCCGCCCCTTCCACCCTTGTTGGCCAATCCGCCCCTGCGCCTTCGTCCGGCTTCCCTCGCGGCGCCTCGGACTCCAACTCCCACAATCCTCCCGGCGGCTGGCCGGAAGTGAAAGGCCGGAAGCTCAGACGTTCCGGACGGGGGGTGAGTTGGGTGCGGAGTCCAGCTCTTTCGCTTTCGGGGACCTTGGCGCCGACTTTGCCTCATCGGGGGCGCTCCGGGCCTTCGCCGCGCCCCCCGGTTGGCCCCCCTCTGACCCGCCCCCCCTTGCCTGGCCTCGGCCCCCTCCCCGCCCGCCTCCCATCCGGCTGAGATTCCCAGGCCgaagccgcccccccccccgaattggTTGTGCCAGTGAGGAACAGCTTCTGGAGGGAAGCGCATCCAGGGAGGGTCCGGAATTTCCCAGGGTGGATCTCTTGTCCTACCCGCAGGAGCTttgggaaatgaataaaaataaaaaaagtctctGCGTTTGCTAGTCCTCAGTCTAGTTACCCACAAGAATTAAACCAGCTGAGGCCGAGCCGTTTGGGTTCACCGGGAGAAATTTGCCCCGTGGCAAAGATGGGCGGCAAACGAATTTAAtacgtgtctttttttttttttattgaaagagttttaaaaaaacaaacattttccccccttttttccccctccctcccaaaaaaacaaaaacaaaacacccccctccctcccccaccccccggcttcccgggtcaatcacaaggtaaagttatacataaaccaaacatagaataaaattttcccttccaatccaaataaccacatccaaagcttttcgtctcccaaccccctccccattacataaaataactttctaattattcaaaggcaatctgatatttcttaatctgatatctgttttgtaaataatcaatccattttttccattcaattaaatatctttcctgcatattgtcttttaaaaacgctgagattttagccatctcagccaaattaataactttcaatatccattcttctattgtaggtatctcaaATTTAATACGTGTCTTAACAGGTGGGCATCTGCAGGAGGGGTCGGCTCAACAGGGTCACTCACGTGTTTTGTCAGCCTCCTTTCAGAGCTTATTAAGGGGCTCCAGGACAGCAGTAGCTTCTTGTCCTTTTAAATAGAGCTTTCCTAAGGGGGCTGAAGAGAGCCTCCCCCCCATATGTCGGCAAACGGAACCGAGGAGCAGTTGTCGGGGCTTTTTCTGCTGAAGAGATGGGGAATGGGGAGGGGCTTTCCAAGGCCCTCCAGGGCCGTTTCCCAGCAGGCCTCCAGCCAAGTGTAACACCGAATGGGGAAGTGGCCCCTACTGGGGTTTTGAGTCCGGGGTGAGGGGACGTTCCTCTCTCCCTTGCCAGATGGAAAACCCCAgacctggggggagggggcattTCCTTTGCTTCCTCTCGGGTGCTGATTTTCTGCCTAGGAAGCAGTAATGGAATTTGGGGTGCAAAATTTCACTGTCCCCTCCATAGTTGGTTTGTGGCTGAGCCATGACAAGAGGGGGTGGAGACCCCTCCCCGGGAAATCAGCCACGGGCTGCCTCCAATCCTCAGCGTGAGGGACAACTGTGGCCCCTTCAGCTGACCAACTGGGGCTGGCTGACCTTTGAGCTGCGGTTTTTGATGCTGCGTCACTCCAAATGGCCCCAAATCGCCCCAAATCCATGGGAAAGCCTGAAAGGCAAGCTGCCACCCCCTTCAGGCCTTCTCCCGGGGCCGGGGCATCCCCTCTACTACAGCGGGTGGCAGGCAGTTGTGGCCAAGCAGAGCTCCAAAGCGGACGCCTCAATTCAAGGCCCCCACCCCTCGGATGTTTAGGCTCTGCTGCAGGGGGTCTCCCCAGTTCTTTCCCGCTATCTGATTCGCCCGACAAATCGTCGCCACGAATCTCTGCTCCGAAGGCTGGAGGGACTGATGAACCCCGCTGCTTGCGGCTGAGCCTCAGGCCGGCCACGGTCCAACCCGCGCCTCGCTGGCTTCGGAAACCAGCAGCGGCTGCTCTTCGCCGGCCCTCCGGCTCCTGGCCGTTCTACTGGACGCCCCCGGAGCGCTGCCCTTTCGCACGCCGACCccgagccggggggtggggggaaggcaaGCGACCCTCAGACCCTATCGATGCTATGCCCGCGAGAGCTCCCTCTCTTATTGGATGTCCCCTGCCCCACAACAACCCCGCGAGGTAGTTCAGGCTCAGCGCGAAAGGACGGACGAAATGGGGAGGGGTTGTTATTTGCTGCCCCTGACCGAGCTCGGGACTTCCCTGTGGGGGGATTCCCGGTAGGCGGGTGCGAGGGTCCGGCAGAGTGCGGCGCCGCCCCTGGAAGCTCAGCGCCTCGCCCGATGGGTTGGCGAGAGCCCCGCCGCCTCCCGGCGCCTATAAAGGGGTCGGGATGGAGGCGGCGGGTCGAGGCGGCGTCGATGGAGGGGCGAAGGTGGTCGGCGGGGCTGAGCGCGGCGGTTCTGCTTATGGTGAGTTTCGCTTTCGCCCGGCAGGACGGCCCCGCGCTCTGGCAGACGCGCCCCGGGAGACCCCGCGAGTCCCGGCTGGGCGCCGCCCGGGAATGCGAGCGCGGCCTGCGGCGACACCCAGCCGCCTCCCCGCCCGAGTTCCCCTTTCAGCACCCGGACTTCTCCGCGGCAGCTGGTGCCCAAACgagcccggccgccgccgccTGATCTGTCCGATTTCTACCTAGAGTCAGGATCTCTCCCGCAGCCTTGTTTATatacttacctttattattttttatgaataACTTACGGCGGGGAAACGtacctaatgctccttcctccttctactttccccacaacaaccctgcgaggtgggttggGCCGAAGAGAGttaccggcccaaagtcacccagccggctttcgtgcTTAGGGCAGACAGAGGGCAAAGTGGCTCCTGGTGGTCTCTGGGCGGCCTTCTGCGTGCCAGTagccccccaccctttggctagCAGCCCCCTTGTGCTCGCTGGCTGGGTGGCACAGGGGGAGGGCAAGTCTCCTGGGGGAGGGCAGGAATAGTCTCCGTTGGGATCTTTTGGCCTGGCAGAATTGAGTCCttttagtgtgtgtgtatgtgtgtgtgtgtgtggtgcccAACTTTGGGGGCTAAGCCCCTCTGCACAAAAAAATAATCAGTAATGGGGAGGGTTAGCCATGGTCTTCAGATACTCCCCCCACCCGGTCACCTTCCCTGCACTCCCTGGTGTGCTCTTAATGGGTCTGTGAAGCACTTGGTGACTACATTCACACGTTTCCTCATGGTTCAGTTTGGGGCACATGTATGTAGCATTGGGCATAAAAAGGTGAGGATGCTaggtagtctggattcccaaagcagggggctgcattccagagggcaAAGAGGCATCAGAGGAAGGGAGTTAAGACAGCTCCTCCCTAGAGATTCTCAAGAGTATTCTCGTCTATAATATGCAAATAGTTGCTTTAATTTGGCAAGTTTCTGTTTGTGGGTGAGGAACCATAAAGGAAACCGCTCAGAAGAAACTCCTCATGCCTTTCCTGATTTGGGGGCCTGACATGAAGTTAAGAGAAATGTGTTGGCCTGGTGGGGGGACAGCCTAGATGACACAAACGGTTCCCCAGGTTTGAGGTGGCTGGTTGGCACCCAAAATCCACTTCTGGGTAGGCTGCCTTCTGGGCTCAGGGCAAGGGGAGGCTGGGGAGCCCCTCCCCAGACAGTTCTGTCCGGTGAGGCCAAGGGGAGAAAGAAGCAGGACTTTCCAGGGAGGTTGCTGGGTGGGGGGGTGGTGGCAGCCCAGCTGTTGCTAAAGCTGCTCCTGGCCGGCTTTGGGAAGAGCGAACTTGACCATGAAAGCTAAGCTACCAGATGTGGGGCTGGGCATCATGACCCGATCAGCACATATCCTGGCCAGGCTGTTTGAGAGGAAACCCGGCCTTCCTAGTCCTTACAGTCTGGaggagggaagtgggggggggggcaggtgccTGTGTGGCCACTAATCGCCTGTGGTGTTTCTAGTTGCAGGGCCTGGCCTTCACGCAGGGGCCCAGCTGCAACCGCACTCAGTACCAGTCAAACGGCAGGTGCTGCAGCCGATGCCCACCAGGTAgagtgtgggtgtggggcagctGTCTCTTCCCCAAGTGTTTTATTTGACCTGCCCCTCGCCCTGTTTAGGGCAGTTCCTAAGCCCCCTTCTGTTCTACCTTGGTGGGTGGAGGTGAGGGCCAGAAGCCTTCTTCCCATCTAAATCCAGCACCTTGGTTCCCCTGGTGCTTCTCTGCCCCTTTGTTGCTCATGCAGACAGGCCCCTCGGGTGCCTCCAGCGCTGCCCGGCTGGGGTCCTTTCCCCCTTTGCAAAGTCCCTTGCTGGCTCCTCTGATGGTCCCCCATCCCCACAGAGTGCCATCTGCCAGCGCTCCCCTGTTCCAGCCTCAGCCCTGCCTGTTTCCTCCCCGCCTTGCAGGCCACAAAGTGGCAGCTGCCTGTTCGGGGGAGTCCAGTACGATCTGCAGCCCCTGTGAGGAGCATCACTTCCAGGCCAGCTGGACCAAGGAGCCTCACTGCACCCCACACCACATCTGCAACCTGAGTGAGTGCAGCTGGGGGCTCCCTTTGCTCCACTGGAGCCATCCTGCCCAGCAAAGCCCCCTCCCTTTATGGGGCCCTTGGCgcgctctgagcttggctgtttttgtgcagacgtttcatgacccagctaggtaacatcatcagcaaacgtCAACCTCACTGATGatgttgggtcacgaaacgtctgcaagataACAgtgaagctcagagagcgccgagGACCCCACATTTCAAGCCTGAGCTACAAACGCCTGTTGGTACCCTCTCCCCTTTCAGAAGCTGGCCTGATTGTCTATCGGAACGGGAGCAAAGAGCGAGACATCGTCTGCCGGTGCCGGGAGGGTACCCATTGTTCCAGCAATGAGTGCGAGACTTGCCGGCCCCACACCTCCTGCGGCAAAGGGGAAGGGGTCCAACAGGATGGTGAGGGCAGCAGCCCCAGGGCTTCCAGTTTAGGTGGAGGGCTGCTGGCCCATCTGGGCTGCCCAATCTGGGCTGCCCAATCTGGGCTGCCCAAGGAACTTCTGGCCTCTCAGACAAAGGCTGAAAGATCCTGCAGGGCAAGGCTGGGGGAGCCCCCACCTCCACCCTCTCTTCTGCTGCAGGTGGGCGAGGGAGAAGGGCCTCCTGACGGGA comes from the Ahaetulla prasina isolate Xishuangbanna chromosome 3, ASM2864084v1, whole genome shotgun sequence genome and includes:
- the CD40 gene encoding tumor necrosis factor receptor superfamily member 5 isoform X3, which translates into the protein MLCPRELPLLLDVPCPTTTPRGSSGSARKDGRNGEGLLFAAPDRARDFPVGGFPVGGCEGPAECGAAPGSSAPRPMGWREPRRLPAPIKGSGWRRRVEAASMEGRRWSAGLSAAVLLMLQGLAFTQGPSCNRTQYQSNGRCCSRCPPGHKVAAACSGESSTICSPCEEHHFQASWTKEPHCTPHHICNLKAGLIVYRNGSKERDIVCRCREGTHCSSNECETCRPHTSCGKGEGVQQDAWCQPWSRCQEGQVQKTNGTQATDVVCAGGLLLLPAEPAPVTREARKSHLLVLLPIAAFLLGALLFLWHRRGKCPRKRHHDLPPEPTENEEDCPAFPTQETLLGEQAGMQEKDCHLAQQEQV
- the CD40 gene encoding tumor necrosis factor receptor superfamily member 5 isoform X2 gives rise to the protein MLCPRELPLLLDVPCPTTTPRGSSGSARKDGRNGEGLLFAAPDRARDFPVGGFPVGGCEGPAECGAAPGSSAPRPMGWREPRRLPAPIKGSGWRRRVEAASMEGRRWSAGLSAAVLLMLQGLAFTQGPSCNRTQYQSNGRCCSRCPPGHKVAAACSGESSTICSPCEEHHFQASWTKEPHCTPHHICNLKAGLIVYRNGSKERDIVCRCREGTHCSSNECETCRPHTSCGKGEGVQQDGNHVNDTLCAPCSLGHFSNVSSSTAWCQPWSRCQEGQVQKTNGTQATDVVCEPAPVTREARKSHLLVLLPIAAFLLGALLFLWHRRGKCPRKRHHDLPPEPTENEEDCPAFPTQETLLGEQAGMQEKDCHLAQQEQV
- the CD40 gene encoding tumor necrosis factor receptor superfamily member 5 isoform X1, producing MLCPRELPLLLDVPCPTTTPRGSSGSARKDGRNGEGLLFAAPDRARDFPVGGFPVGGCEGPAECGAAPGSSAPRPMGWREPRRLPAPIKGSGWRRRVEAASMEGRRWSAGLSAAVLLMLQGLAFTQGPSCNRTQYQSNGRCCSRCPPGHKVAAACSGESSTICSPCEEHHFQASWTKEPHCTPHHICNLKAGLIVYRNGSKERDIVCRCREGTHCSSNECETCRPHTSCGKGEGVQQDGNHVNDTLCAPCSLGHFSNVSSSTAWCQPWSRCQEGQVQKTNGTQATDVVCAGGLLLLPAEPAPVTREARKSHLLVLLPIAAFLLGALLFLWHRRGKCPRKRHHDLPPEPTENEEDCPAFPTQETLLGEQAGMQEKDCHLAQQEQV
- the CD40 gene encoding tumor necrosis factor receptor superfamily member 5 isoform X4; this encodes MLCPRELPLLLDVPCPTTTPRGSSGSARKDGRNGEGLLFAAPDRARDFPVGGFPVGGCEGPAECGAAPGSSAPRPMGWREPRRLPAPIKGSGWRRRVEAASMEGRRWSAGLSAAVLLMLQGLAFTQGPSCNRTQYQSNGRCCSRCPPGHKVAAACSGESSTICSPCEEHHFQASWTKEPHCTPHHICNLKAGLIVYRNGSKERDIVCRCREGTHCSSNECETCRPHTSCGKGEGVQQDAWCQPWSRCQEGQVQKTNGTQATDVVCEPAPVTREARKSHLLVLLPIAAFLLGALLFLWHRRGKCPRKRHHDLPPEPTENEEDCPAFPTQETLLGEQAGMQEKDCHLAQQEQV